The Balaenoptera acutorostrata chromosome 15, mBalAcu1.1, whole genome shotgun sequence genome contains a region encoding:
- the LOC130704871 gene encoding protein PET117 homolog, mitochondrial has protein sequence MSGSSKVVLGLSVVLTAATVAGVHMKQRQDQQRLRDGVIRDIERQNRKKENIRLLGEQILLTEQLEAEREKMVLAKGSQKT, from the exons ATGTCGGGGAGCTCGAAGGTGGTGCTGGGCCTCTCGGTGGTGCTGACGGCGGCCACCGTGGCGGGCGTGCATATGAAGCAACGGCAGGACCAGCAG AGGCTTCGTGACGGAGTGATCAGAGACATTGAGAGGCAAAAtcggaaaaaagaaaatattcgtCTTTTGGGAGAACAGATTCTTCTGACTGAGCAACTtgaagcagaaagagagaagatggtGTTGGCAAAAGGATCTCAAAAAACGTGA